A section of the Oenanthe melanoleuca isolate GR-GAL-2019-014 chromosome 6, OMel1.0, whole genome shotgun sequence genome encodes:
- the PIK3AP1 gene encoding phosphoinositide 3-kinase adapter protein 1 isoform X2 — translation MSEEHESSRSTGDHPVVQPSRIQCGVQTTVYIIMKCKLDREMKTEVEFYPENASSVRVLAEMENEYTISVEAPNLTSGSVPLQIYSGDLIVGKTSVTYHTDMEEISNLLANAANPVQFMCQAFKIVPYSIEALDKLLTESLKKNIPASGLHLFGINQLEEEDMTANQRDEELPTLLHFSARYGLKNLTALLLTCPGALQAYSVANKYGHYPNTIAEKHGFKDLRQFIDEYVETADMLKSHIKEELMQGEEDESVYESMAHLSTDLLMKCSLNPGSDEELYESMAGFVPGAPEDLYVEMLQSKPDTPVAGDEVSLTTKDSMLRKFLEGGSMDVPDSGEGGREQYGEDVYYSVEQDPFPKEMANRPPIPVPRPESSSPQPDNELYISKIFAQKAQRPENLYVPRGRIKKETIVRPVRDLSQSSIYDPFAGMKTPGQRQLITLQEQVKLGILTVDEAVLHFKEWQLNQKKRSESFRFQQENLKRLRDSITRRQMEKQKKDKSADLEITVPIRHSHNTLGKPECGIYEYTPRKNIFPPKKELKRGDWKTESTSSTTSSASNRSSTRSIMSVSSGMEGDSEDSEVPETARSRSPVLHQVERLPFPERPPRVPPRGASRPVSCEGFYPPPVPPRGR, via the exons GTGCAGACAACAGTTTATATTATCATGAAATGTAAACTAGATCgtgaaatgaaaactgaagttGAATTTTATCCAGAGAATGCATCCTCTGTGCGTGTGCTGGCTGAGATGGAGAATGAGTACACAATCTCTGTGGAGGCTCCAA atttAACCTCTGGTTCAGTGCCTCTGCAGATATATTCAGGGGACTTGATAGTGGGAAAAACAAGTGTCACTTACCATACTGACATGGAGGAAATCAGCAATCTGTTGGCTAATGCAGCCAACCCTGTACAGTTCATGTGCCAG GCCTTTAAAATTGTGCCATACAGCATAGAAGCCCTGGACAAATTGTTGACTGAGTCACTCAAGAAGAACATTCCTGCCAGTGGTCTACACCTGTTTGGAATCAACCAGCTGGAAGAAGAAGATATGACAGCAA ATCAGAGGGATGAGGAGTTGCCAACACTGCTTCACTTCTCTGCAAGATATGGGCTGAAGAACCTTACTGCCTTGCTGCTTACAtgccctggagcactgcaggccTACAGTGTAGCCAACAAGTATGGCCACTATCCAAACACCATAGCAGAAAAGCATGGCTTTAAGGATCTCCGCCAATTCATTGATGAATATGTG GAAACTGCAGATATGCTGAAGAGTCACATTAAGGAAGAGCTGATGCAAGGCGAGGAGGATGAGTCTGTTTACGAGTCCATGGCTCATCTGTCCACTGATCTGTTAATGAAATGCTCCTTGAATCCAGGCTCTGATGAAGAGCTTTATGAATCCATGGCCGGATTTGTCCCGGGTGCCCCAGAAGATCTTT atgtAGAGATGCTTCAGTCCAAACCAGACACACCAGTTGCTGGAGATGAAGTTTCTCTAACTACAAAAGACTCAATGCTCCGCAAGTTTTTAGAAG GTGGTAGCATGGATGTGCCAGATTCCGGGGAAGGAGGTCGCGAGCAGTATGGTGAAGATGTGTACTACTCGGTGGAACAAGAcccttttccaaaggaaatggcTAACAGACCTCCAATTCCTGTTCCAAGACCAGAATCTAGCTCTCCACAGCCAGACAATGAGCTATACATCTCTAAAA tttttgCACAGAAGGCTCAAAGACCTGAGAATCTTTATGTCCCTAGAGGAAGAATTAAGAAAG AGACAATAGTCAGGCCTGTAAGGGACCTGTCTCAATCAAGTATATATGATCCATTTGCTGGAATGAAAACCCCAGGTCAGCGGCAGCTGATTACATTACAGGAGCAAGTGAAATTGGGAATCCTCACTGTGGATGAAGCTGTCCTTCATTTTAAGGAGTGGCAACTGAACCAGAAAAAGAGATCAGAATCATTCCGGTTCCAGCAG GAAAATCTGAAACGTCTACGAGACAGCATAACCAGGAGGCaaatggagaagcaaaaaaaagacaaaagtgcAG ATTTAGAAATTACAGTACCCATTCGACATTCTCATAATACTTTGGGGAAACCAGAATGTGGAATATATGAATACACCCccaggaaaaacatttttccaccAAAAAAGGAGTTAAAACGAGGagactggaaaacagaaagcacATCCAGCACAACAA GTAGTGCAAGTAACCGCTCCAGCACTCGGAGTATAATGAGTGTCAGCAGTGGGATGGAAGGGGACAGTGAG GACAGTGAAGTCCCAGAAACAGCAAGGAGCCGCAGCCCAGTTCTTCACCAAGTAGAGAGGCTTCCTTTCCCAGAAAGGCCTCCCAGAGTGCCCCCTCGAGGTGCAAGCAG GCCTGTAAGCTGTGAAGGCTTTTATCCTCCACCTGTGCCCCCAAGGGGTCGCTGA